The following proteins come from a genomic window of Gammaproteobacteria bacterium:
- a CDS encoding hydrogenase maturation protease produces MKTLILAIGNTLLSDEGIGVHVLHALQDRFVEKDSVVLVDGGTLSFTLAGSIAEAEALIVVDAAQLQAEPGTLKVFEGEDMDRFLAGNRKSSVHEVGLTDLMTIAQLSGHWPTRRALVAIQPAKMDWGEFPTDRVAAAIPIACQHIQAIIEGWRHGLQITIPKIP; encoded by the coding sequence GTGAAAACCCTTATACTAGCCATCGGTAATACTCTACTATCTGACGAAGGTATTGGGGTTCACGTCCTCCACGCCCTGCAAGATCGATTTGTGGAAAAAGATTCGGTGGTGTTGGTGGATGGTGGCACCTTAAGTTTTACCTTGGCCGGATCCATTGCCGAGGCAGAGGCATTGATTGTGGTCGACGCCGCCCAGCTCCAAGCCGAACCCGGTACCTTGAAAGTTTTTGAGGGGGAAGACATGGATCGTTTTCTTGCTGGTAACCGCAAATCCAGCGTGCATGAGGTGGGCCTGACGGATTTGATGACAATCGCGCAACTCTCAGGTCATTGGCCGACACGACGGGCGCTGGTGGCTATCCAACCTGCAAAAATGGATTGGGGCGAATTTCCTACGGATCGGGTAGCTGCCGCCATACCTATTGCTTGCCAACACATTCAAGCCATTATCGAGGGCTGGCGCCATGGCCTTCAGATCACCATTCCTAAAATCCCGTAG
- the hyaA gene encoding hydrogenase 1 small subunit, whose protein sequence is MSEPTEVLPDRLAWQGVSRRTFLKYCTTLASLMALPPSAGLAFAEAFTKAPRPSVIWLSFQECTGCTESITRSHSPSLEGLIFDSISLDYHHTLQAASGTAAEAAREEAMKRNWGKYLVVVDGSVPIKDGGVYSTIAGVSNYDLLMATVKGAAAVVAVGTCAAFGGLPKADPNPTGAVAISALVKDKPVINIPGCPPIPVVMTGVLAHYLTFSTLPELDKLGRPMAFYGETIHDRCYRRSFYDQGKFAKSFDDEGARQGWCLFELGCKGPVTHNACATTKWNGSTSFPIESGHGCLGCSEPRFWDAGGFYRALSLPANPLQNTTAAVLVGAAVGMAVTISNRTVKKAARSDHTPASLADLEK, encoded by the coding sequence ATGAGCGAACCAACCGAGGTTTTGCCGGATCGATTGGCGTGGCAAGGAGTTTCCCGCCGCACCTTCCTAAAATATTGCACCACCTTGGCGTCGCTGATGGCCCTGCCGCCGAGCGCAGGGCTGGCCTTTGCCGAGGCATTCACCAAGGCGCCCCGACCATCGGTCATCTGGCTCTCCTTCCAGGAATGTACCGGCTGTACCGAGTCCATTACTCGCTCCCATTCGCCCAGCTTGGAAGGGCTGATCTTCGACAGTATCTCACTGGACTATCACCACACCCTTCAGGCCGCTTCCGGTACTGCCGCCGAGGCTGCTCGCGAAGAGGCCATGAAAAGGAATTGGGGTAAATATCTGGTGGTGGTCGATGGCTCGGTACCAATCAAGGATGGTGGCGTCTATTCCACTATTGCCGGAGTCTCGAATTACGATTTGCTGATGGCGACGGTGAAAGGCGCTGCGGCAGTAGTGGCCGTCGGTACCTGTGCTGCCTTCGGCGGGTTACCTAAGGCCGATCCGAATCCTACCGGTGCGGTAGCAATTTCCGCTTTGGTAAAGGACAAGCCGGTGATTAACATCCCCGGCTGTCCACCCATCCCGGTGGTAATGACTGGGGTACTGGCCCACTATCTTACCTTCAGCACTCTTCCTGAACTGGATAAATTAGGTCGACCCATGGCCTTCTATGGGGAGACCATCCACGACCGATGCTATCGTCGGTCTTTCTACGATCAAGGAAAATTTGCGAAGAGCTTCGACGACGAAGGGGCACGTCAGGGCTGGTGCTTGTTTGAATTAGGTTGTAAGGGACCGGTTACCCATAATGCTTGTGCCACGACCAAATGGAATGGTTCCACTTCTTTCCCCATTGAGTCGGGACACGGTTGTCTCGGGTGTTCGGAACCGAGATTCTGGGACGCTGGTGGTTTCTATCGCGCTTTGTCCCTGCCGGCGAACCCGTTACAAAACACGACGGCAGCGGTGCTCGTAGGAGCTGCAGTGGGGATGGCGGTGACCATTTCTAACCGCACCGTTAAAAAAGCGGCTAGGTCCGACCATACGCCGGCTAGCCTGGCGGATCTGGAAAAGTAA
- a CDS encoding putative Protein DVU_0532 (Evidence 3 : Putative function from multiple computational evidences) gives MNELLFLSWARGPGLQIAVTFFLMGTVWRLIEIYTLGRKPNLAEPRQVTGASGWHTLYRRFIVPEGMFQTSPITYIGGYVFHIGLAVVFFLFGPHIKLIQEITGLSWMPFPSSVIDLVTVITLAAMMIVLVDRFRHPVKRFLSGFEDYFTWTVTFLPVLTGYFAVKHLLFPYPTLLALHIFSVELLLVMIPFTKLFHSVTLWPSRWFNGDINGRRGVPV, from the coding sequence ATGAACGAACTTCTATTCCTCTCCTGGGCGCGTGGTCCCGGTCTGCAAATCGCGGTAACGTTCTTCCTGATGGGTACCGTCTGGCGTCTGATTGAGATCTACACGTTGGGCCGAAAACCAAACCTCGCCGAACCGCGCCAGGTTACCGGCGCTTCCGGTTGGCATACGCTTTATCGCCGTTTCATCGTACCGGAGGGTATGTTTCAAACATCGCCCATCACCTATATTGGCGGCTATGTTTTCCACATTGGTTTGGCCGTAGTATTTTTCCTATTTGGGCCACACATAAAGTTAATTCAGGAAATTACCGGCCTTTCCTGGATGCCATTCCCTTCGTCGGTAATAGACCTGGTAACCGTGATCACCTTAGCAGCGATGATGATCGTATTGGTGGATCGGTTCAGGCACCCCGTGAAACGGTTCCTCTCCGGATTTGAAGACTATTTTACCTGGACGGTTACTTTCCTGCCGGTATTGACTGGCTATTTTGCAGTAAAGCACCTGCTGTTTCCCTATCCTACGCTATTGGCTCTGCACATTTTCAGCGTTGAGCTGCTGTTGGTGATGATTCCTTTCACTAAACTGTTCCACAGCGTTACGCTATGGCCGTCGCGTTGGTTCAATGGGGATATTAACGGTCGGAGAGGCGTTCCGGTATAG